In one Micromonospora polyrhachis genomic region, the following are encoded:
- a CDS encoding FkbM family methyltransferase, whose protein sequence is MAQSNGLLTKVSSGLAAMLPERFVAAAIRGVYPRVEPELARIADFVPSGGTAIDVGAWYGPWTARLRRRAELVVAVEPNATLARCVRAAFPQVRVVEAVASDHTGEAQLFLPPAGPAVGTSSVEYGDGEPVTVPRVTIDGLGLTEVRFIKLDVEGHELPALRGAAETIQRDGPVLLVEVEERIQPIEPIVELLRGWGYRGFVMPERDWMPLDDFDLVAHQRATIARVRQSFARRVLVPKPRYVNSVLFRRA, encoded by the coding sequence ATGGCCCAGTCGAACGGTCTGTTGACGAAGGTGAGTTCCGGACTCGCCGCGATGCTGCCCGAGCGGTTCGTCGCCGCAGCGATCCGCGGGGTCTATCCCCGGGTCGAGCCGGAACTCGCCAGGATCGCCGATTTCGTGCCCTCCGGCGGCACCGCGATCGACGTCGGCGCCTGGTACGGGCCGTGGACGGCCCGGCTGCGGCGACGCGCGGAGCTGGTGGTGGCGGTGGAACCCAACGCAACCCTCGCCCGCTGCGTCCGGGCGGCCTTTCCGCAGGTACGGGTGGTCGAGGCGGTCGCCTCCGACCATACCGGCGAGGCGCAGCTCTTTCTGCCCCCGGCCGGCCCGGCGGTCGGAACGTCGTCGGTGGAGTACGGCGACGGCGAGCCGGTCACCGTACCCCGGGTGACCATCGACGGCCTCGGCCTCACCGAGGTGCGGTTCATCAAGCTGGACGTGGAGGGGCACGAGCTGCCGGCGTTGCGGGGTGCGGCCGAGACGATCCAGCGGGACGGCCCGGTGCTGCTGGTCGAGGTCGAGGAACGGATCCAGCCGATCGAACCGATCGTCGAGCTGCTTCGAGGCTGGGGTTATCGCGGCTTCGTCATGCCGGAGCGGGACTGGATGCCGCTGGACGACTTCGACCTGGTCGCACACCAACGGGCGACGATCGCCCGGGTACGGCAGAGCTTCGCCCGCCGGGTGCTGGTGCCGAAGCCGCGCTACGTCAACTCGGTGTTGTTCCGTCGGGCCTGA